Proteins found in one Coffea eugenioides isolate CCC68of chromosome 5, Ceug_1.0, whole genome shotgun sequence genomic segment:
- the LOC113770784 gene encoding ELMO domain-containing protein A isoform X2 has product MRLRRRHYIPSCASHRRVDEDEIYWDAKKQDEESALSPNSPRAISQLAQCFTNAMVGPRAWIGGIFSRSTNRRFGSGRFFYYNFSPHQEESLRNLQERIGVPFDETCFNHQQALRALWDLSFPNVKLKGLISDQWKDMGWQGVNPATDFRGCGFISLENLLFFGRTYPASFHRLLFKQTGERAKWEYPFAVAGINVSFMLIQMLDLYSAKPKCLPGVNFIKMLGEDKEAFDILYCIAFAMMDAQWLAMHASYMDFNEKFC; this is encoded by the exons ATGAGATTAAGGCGTAGGCATTACATACCTTCTTGTGCATCTCACCGTAGA GTTGACGAAGATGAAATTTATTGGGATGCAAAGAAGCAGGATGAAGAATCAGCATTGTCACCTAATTCTCCTCGTGCAATATCACAATTAGCTCAGTGCTTCA CTAATGCTATGGTTGGTCCACGAGCATGGATAGGAGGAATTTTTAGTCGATCAACCAATAGAAGGTTTGGAAGTGGcagatttttttattataattttagtCCTCATCAG GAAGAGAGTCTTCGAAACCTTCAGGAACGGATTGGAGTACCTTTTGATGAGACTTGCTTCAATCATCAG CAAGCTCTCCGTGCTTTGTGGGACTTATCATTTCCCAACGTTAAGCTCAAAGGCTTAATCTCTGATCAGTGGAAGGATATGGGGTGGCAAGGAGTGAACCCAGCTACAGACTTCAG GGGTTGTGGTTTCATTTCGCTCGAGAATTTATTGTTTTTCGGAAGAACTTATCCG GCTTCTTTTCATAGGTTGCTATTCAAGCAAACTGGAGAACGTGCTAAGTGGGAATACCCATTTGCTGTTGCTGGAATTAATGTATCATTTATGCTGATCCAAATGTTGGATTTATACTCAG CAAAACCTAAGTGCCTTCCAGGAGTCAATTTCATCAAAATGTTGGGAG AAGATAAAGAGGCATTTGATATACTATATTGTATAGCATTTGCAATGATGGATGCGCAATGGCTTGCAATGCATGCTTCGTATATGGACTTCAAT gaaaaattctgttga
- the LOC113772176 gene encoding protein EPIDERMAL PATTERNING FACTOR 1 gives MKGSSASCMAAMLLIFLLFPFSLHARHIGKLRSRHGHHHATVASRKAVGFVTPQKYWDRRPMMHKRADTLQIAGSSLPDCSHACGSCNPCRLVMVSFVCASLEEAETCPMAYKCMCHNKSYPVP, from the exons atgaagggttCTTCAGCCAGCTGCATGGCTGCAATGCTTCTTATCTTCCTcttgtttcctttttccctccatGCTAGGCATATTGGAAAGCTACGTTCAC GTCATGGGCACCACCATGCAACAGTGGCTAGCAGAAAAGCGGTAGGATTTGTGACACCACAAAAGTACTGGGATAGAAGGCCAATGATGCACAAGAGAGCTGACACCCTGCAAATTGCTGGATCAAGTTTACCTGATTGTTCACATGCTTGTGGATCCTGTAACCCCTGTAGATTGGTTATGGTTAGCTTTGTTTGTGCTTCACTTGAGGAGGCTGAGACGTGTCCCATGGCTTATAAGTGCATGTGCCACAACAAGTCATATCCTGTTCCATGA
- the LOC113770784 gene encoding ELMO domain-containing protein A isoform X1: MRLRRRHYIPSCASHRRVDEDEIYWDAKKQDEESALSPNSPRAISQLAQCFTNAMVGPRAWIGGIFSRSTNRRFGSGRFFYYNFSPHQEESLRNLQERIGVPFDETCFNHQQALRALWDLSFPNVKLKGLISDQWKDMGWQGVNPATDFRGCGFISLENLLFFGRTYPASFHRLLFKQTGERAKWEYPFAVAGINVSFMLIQMLDLYSAKPKCLPGVNFIKMLGEDKEAFDILYCIAFAMMDAQWLAMHASYMDFNEVLRVTRIQLERELSLEDVHKIQDLPAFNLLFH; the protein is encoded by the exons ATGAGATTAAGGCGTAGGCATTACATACCTTCTTGTGCATCTCACCGTAGA GTTGACGAAGATGAAATTTATTGGGATGCAAAGAAGCAGGATGAAGAATCAGCATTGTCACCTAATTCTCCTCGTGCAATATCACAATTAGCTCAGTGCTTCA CTAATGCTATGGTTGGTCCACGAGCATGGATAGGAGGAATTTTTAGTCGATCAACCAATAGAAGGTTTGGAAGTGGcagatttttttattataattttagtCCTCATCAG GAAGAGAGTCTTCGAAACCTTCAGGAACGGATTGGAGTACCTTTTGATGAGACTTGCTTCAATCATCAG CAAGCTCTCCGTGCTTTGTGGGACTTATCATTTCCCAACGTTAAGCTCAAAGGCTTAATCTCTGATCAGTGGAAGGATATGGGGTGGCAAGGAGTGAACCCAGCTACAGACTTCAG GGGTTGTGGTTTCATTTCGCTCGAGAATTTATTGTTTTTCGGAAGAACTTATCCG GCTTCTTTTCATAGGTTGCTATTCAAGCAAACTGGAGAACGTGCTAAGTGGGAATACCCATTTGCTGTTGCTGGAATTAATGTATCATTTATGCTGATCCAAATGTTGGATTTATACTCAG CAAAACCTAAGTGCCTTCCAGGAGTCAATTTCATCAAAATGTTGGGAG AAGATAAAGAGGCATTTGATATACTATATTGTATAGCATTTGCAATGATGGATGCGCAATGGCTTGCAATGCATGCTTCGTATATGGACTTCAAT GAGGTTTTACGAGTAACCAGGATACAATTGGAAAGAGAATTGTCTTTAGAAGATGTGCATAAGATACAAGATCTGCCAGCTTTCAACCTATTGTTCCACTAG
- the LOC113770784 gene encoding ELMO domain-containing protein A isoform X3 — MYHLWRTTFTFLSQGKPEANAMVGPRAWIGGIFSRSTNRRFGSGRFFYYNFSPHQEESLRNLQERIGVPFDETCFNHQQALRALWDLSFPNVKLKGLISDQWKDMGWQGVNPATDFRGCGFISLENLLFFGRTYPASFHRLLFKQTGERAKWEYPFAVAGINVSFMLIQMLDLYSAKPKCLPGVNFIKMLGEDKEAFDILYCIAFAMMDAQWLAMHASYMDFNEVLRVTRIQLERELSLEDVHKIQDLPAFNLLFH; from the exons ATGTATCATCTTTGGAGGACAACATTTACTTTCTTGAGTCAAGGAAAGCCAGAAG CTAATGCTATGGTTGGTCCACGAGCATGGATAGGAGGAATTTTTAGTCGATCAACCAATAGAAGGTTTGGAAGTGGcagatttttttattataattttagtCCTCATCAG GAAGAGAGTCTTCGAAACCTTCAGGAACGGATTGGAGTACCTTTTGATGAGACTTGCTTCAATCATCAG CAAGCTCTCCGTGCTTTGTGGGACTTATCATTTCCCAACGTTAAGCTCAAAGGCTTAATCTCTGATCAGTGGAAGGATATGGGGTGGCAAGGAGTGAACCCAGCTACAGACTTCAG GGGTTGTGGTTTCATTTCGCTCGAGAATTTATTGTTTTTCGGAAGAACTTATCCG GCTTCTTTTCATAGGTTGCTATTCAAGCAAACTGGAGAACGTGCTAAGTGGGAATACCCATTTGCTGTTGCTGGAATTAATGTATCATTTATGCTGATCCAAATGTTGGATTTATACTCAG CAAAACCTAAGTGCCTTCCAGGAGTCAATTTCATCAAAATGTTGGGAG AAGATAAAGAGGCATTTGATATACTATATTGTATAGCATTTGCAATGATGGATGCGCAATGGCTTGCAATGCATGCTTCGTATATGGACTTCAAT GAGGTTTTACGAGTAACCAGGATACAATTGGAAAGAGAATTGTCTTTAGAAGATGTGCATAAGATACAAGATCTGCCAGCTTTCAACCTATTGTTCCACTAG
- the LOC113770978 gene encoding NDR1/HIN1-like protein 6, with protein sequence MNAPPPPPAYVMLDGQGKKNGNYGPPPSGRRNVPRYNSDYYPKKSGGSSCLRCICCCYCILFLLIFIVSVLAFYFYTVYEPKVPSYKVQSLDVKSFDLLPDFSLNTVFLVTVEADNMNKAIGFTYGQGSSVLVEYTDSRLCSGSLPNFHQGPHNTTLIQIELKGRSEFGTGLQQALQDSKEKGRIPLLVRIQVPVSVVVGEISSRQFHVFVNCTLVVDNLAPGKKIGILSSKYDFDLTL encoded by the coding sequence ATGAATGCACCTCCACCACCGCCTGCCTATGTCATGTTGGACGGTCAGGGAAAGAAAAATGGCAACTACGGCCCGCCTCCTTCTGGTCGCCGAAATGTACCCCGGTATAACTCCGACTACTACCCAAAAAAATCAGGTGGAAGTAGTTGCCTGAGGTGCATTTGCTGTTGCTATTGCATTCTCTTCCTCCTGATCTTCATCGTCTCCGTCCTGGCTTTCTATTTCTACACTGTTTACGAACCTAAGGTGCCTTCCTACAAAGTTCAAAGCCTGGATGTCAAATCCTTTGATCTCCTGCCTGATTTCAGCCTCAACACTGTGTTTTTGGTAACTGTGGAAGCCGACAACATGAACAAAGCCATTGGTTTCACATATGGTCAGGGAAGCTCAGTCCTTGTGGAATACACAGATTCTAGACTTTGCTCGGGATCACTGCCAAATTTTCATCAGGGCCCTCATAATACAACTTTGATCCAAATTGAGTTGAAAGGAAGGAGTGAATTTGGAACAGGTCTTCAACAGGCTCTTCAAGatagcaaagaaaaaggaaggattCCATTGCTGGTGCGGATTCAAGTTCCTGTGAGTGTTGTTGTGGGGGAAATTTCCTCCAGGCAATTTCACGTTTTCGTTAATTGTACTTTGGTGGTGGATAATCTAGCTCCGGGCAAGAAAATTGGGATCTTATCAAGCAAATACGATTTTGACCTCACATTATGA